A window from Pseudomonas campi encodes these proteins:
- a CDS encoding beta-ketoacyl synthase N-terminal-like domain-containing protein produces the protein MPKPRAAVISGVGACNGLGLDAPALVAALAEQRQADYQPYFPDEREAARLGMPFNPLQVAMPALVKGRRSDAPTALALLQRVIDEALQHAGLGPEALAGPRVQLYIGGQGVQPEVMEFTAYLQRNDQEDLQLNPTLKQMHSDNYAEERLGRLLMQHYQLAMPPLALSTASCSSMSALYLASKAIESGRADIAVVASWQQVTLYNMVFMGGLNALARSVSQPFSAATEGVMLGGGVAATVLESPEHLATRGGKGRLRIDGFAMCQSGGSSRGGQSFSPDFRSISRTIDDSLAQAEVSAEQVGCIFMHGNGIRGSDQAELMAVRKVWGDNGIPAVSYKAQFGYQVAASGLTDLAILADAMQQQRLLAFRAQAPLDNAAGVQLHADSEPLPLVSDKVVKLALGIEGSVAACTLARLA, from the coding sequence ATGCCTAAGCCCCGCGCGGCGGTGATTTCCGGGGTCGGCGCCTGTAACGGCCTGGGCCTGGACGCACCGGCACTGGTCGCGGCACTGGCTGAACAGCGCCAGGCCGACTACCAGCCGTACTTTCCGGACGAGCGCGAGGCGGCCCGTTTGGGCATGCCGTTCAACCCGCTGCAGGTGGCCATGCCGGCGCTGGTCAAGGGCCGCCGCAGCGATGCGCCGACGGCCCTGGCACTGCTCCAGCGCGTGATCGATGAAGCCCTCCAGCATGCCGGCCTGGGGCCTGAGGCCCTGGCCGGGCCGCGGGTGCAGCTGTATATCGGTGGTCAGGGCGTGCAGCCGGAGGTGATGGAATTCACCGCCTACCTGCAGCGCAACGATCAGGAAGATCTGCAGCTCAACCCGACGCTCAAGCAGATGCACAGCGACAACTACGCCGAGGAGCGTCTCGGCCGTCTGCTGATGCAGCATTACCAACTGGCCATGCCGCCGCTGGCGCTGTCCACCGCCAGCTGTTCGAGCATGTCGGCGCTGTACCTGGCCAGCAAGGCGATTGAATCCGGTCGCGCGGATATTGCCGTGGTCGCCTCGTGGCAGCAGGTGACCCTGTACAACATGGTGTTCATGGGCGGTTTGAATGCCCTGGCGCGCTCGGTCAGTCAGCCATTCTCGGCGGCGACCGAAGGTGTGATGCTCGGTGGTGGGGTGGCCGCGACGGTGCTGGAGAGTCCCGAACACCTGGCTACCCGTGGTGGCAAGGGGCGCCTGCGCATCGACGGCTTTGCCATGTGCCAGAGCGGTGGCTCGTCGCGCGGCGGGCAATCCTTCTCGCCGGATTTCCGCTCCATCTCGCGCACCATCGACGATTCGTTGGCGCAGGCAGAAGTCAGCGCCGAGCAGGTCGGCTGCATCTTCATGCACGGTAACGGCATCCGCGGCAGTGACCAGGCCGAGCTGATGGCGGTGCGCAAAGTGTGGGGCGACAACGGCATTCCGGCGGTCTCGTACAAGGCGCAGTTCGGTTATCAGGTGGCGGCCAGCGGCCTCACCGATCTGGCCATTCTCGCCGACGCCATGCAGCAACAACGCCTGCTGGCATTCCGTGCCCAGGCGCCGCTGGACAACGCCGCCGGGGTGCAGTTGCACGCCGACAGCGAACCGCTGCCGCTGGTGTCGGACAAAGTGGTCAAACTCGCCCTCGGCATCGAGGGTTCCGTCGCGGCCTGCACGTTGGCGCGCCTGGCGTGA
- a CDS encoding ABC transporter ATP-binding protein, producing MQADNGAPAIAGAEGKRMQIVNATQLPIVRLGQVEKRYGKGEGSVHALQAIDLVVERGEFAALVGQSGSGKSTLLNLIGGIDKPSGGRVHFLGQDLAELNDRELAQLRAQEIGFIFQFFNLLPVLSVFDNVYYPLMLNGYKKEQARRQVMQALERVGLEKHAMRPPLELSGGQQQRVAIARALVKKPALVIADEPTGNLDSETGRSVLELMQEINRENGTTFIISTHADSVRDVASRVIRIADGKLQHV from the coding sequence ATGCAGGCTGATAACGGCGCGCCGGCAATCGCCGGCGCTGAAGGTAAGCGGATGCAGATCGTCAATGCCACGCAGCTGCCGATCGTGCGGTTGGGACAAGTGGAAAAGCGCTACGGCAAAGGCGAAGGCAGTGTGCACGCGTTGCAGGCCATCGATCTGGTGGTCGAGCGGGGCGAGTTCGCCGCCCTGGTCGGCCAGTCCGGCAGCGGCAAGAGCACGCTGCTCAACCTGATCGGCGGCATCGACAAGCCGAGCGGCGGTCGCGTGCATTTCCTCGGCCAGGACCTGGCCGAGCTGAATGACCGCGAACTGGCCCAGCTGCGCGCCCAGGAAATCGGTTTCATCTTCCAGTTCTTCAACCTGTTGCCGGTGCTCAGCGTGTTCGACAACGTCTACTACCCGCTGATGCTCAACGGCTACAAGAAGGAGCAGGCCCGCCGCCAGGTGATGCAGGCGCTGGAGCGGGTCGGCCTGGAGAAACACGCCATGCGCCCGCCGCTGGAACTGTCCGGTGGTCAGCAGCAGCGCGTGGCGATTGCCCGGGCGCTGGTGAAGAAACCGGCCTTGGTGATCGCCGATGAACCGACCGGCAACCTGGACTCGGAAACCGGCCGCTCGGTGCTGGAGCTGATGCAGGAGATCAACCGCGAGAACGGCACCACCTTCATCATTTCCACCCATGCCGACTCGGTGCGCGATGTCGCCAGCCGGGTCATCCGCATCGCCGACGGGAAGCTGCAACATGTTTAA
- a CDS encoding aminomethyltransferase family protein — translation MSLESIHQAAGATLVERNGVKIPLHYGHPAEEHLASRKNILMVDYSHFGIVEVQGDDGYDFLNRVVGGDLSVIRDEQALYTLLLNDQGQIVTDLYVLCDDERFLLISEWMRGDKLAASLQALVGEEEVQISAQNDNLTTTLFEGPYSWELMAELYGFDVLGLPFLEFMHVDDAILFRSGKHGEFAFKVLTSKEGAADLWQRASEAGAKFDMKTGGIDFQGKSRLENPCWDPALVGEFSTCPIELQLQWAVRYDKDEFIGREALLAKLEEGVKQRVVGFVVKGDGATLSLGDAVFSGEQQIGKVITLGHSVGVDGYIGQALLDSEYAYAGIDQYQIAGNAARVAINTSAIPFLQNFSFMVNPAEHSYVDASRPKSLIEQQAKA, via the coding sequence ATGAGTCTGGAATCCATTCATCAAGCCGCCGGTGCCACTCTGGTTGAACGCAATGGCGTGAAGATCCCGCTGCACTATGGCCATCCGGCCGAAGAACATCTGGCGTCGCGCAAGAACATTCTGATGGTCGACTACTCGCACTTCGGCATCGTCGAAGTGCAGGGCGACGATGGTTACGACTTCCTCAATCGCGTGGTTGGCGGTGACCTCTCGGTGATTCGCGACGAGCAGGCGCTGTACACCCTGCTGCTGAATGACCAGGGTCAGATCGTCACCGACCTCTATGTGCTGTGCGATGACGAGCGCTTCCTGCTGATCTCCGAGTGGATGCGCGGCGACAAGCTGGCTGCCAGCCTGCAGGCCCTGGTCGGCGAAGAAGAAGTGCAGATCAGCGCACAGAACGACAACCTCACCACCACCCTGTTCGAAGGTCCCTACAGCTGGGAACTGATGGCCGAACTGTACGGCTTCGATGTGCTCGGCCTGCCGTTCCTCGAGTTCATGCATGTCGATGACGCGATCCTGTTCCGCTCCGGCAAGCACGGCGAGTTCGCCTTCAAGGTACTGACCTCCAAGGAAGGCGCCGCCGACCTCTGGCAGCGTGCCAGCGAGGCCGGTGCCAAGTTCGACATGAAAACCGGCGGTATCGACTTCCAGGGCAAGTCGCGCCTGGAAAACCCCTGCTGGGATCCGGCCCTGGTGGGTGAATTCAGCACCTGCCCGATCGAGCTGCAACTGCAGTGGGCGGTGCGCTACGACAAGGACGAGTTCATCGGTCGCGAGGCGCTGCTGGCCAAGCTGGAAGAAGGCGTCAAGCAGCGCGTGGTCGGCTTTGTGGTCAAGGGTGACGGCGCGACGCTGAGCCTCGGCGATGCCGTGTTCAGTGGCGAGCAGCAGATCGGCAAGGTCATCACCCTCGGTCATTCGGTGGGCGTCGACGGCTATATCGGCCAGGCCCTGCTCGACAGCGAGTATGCCTATGCCGGTATCGACCAGTACCAGATCGCCGGCAACGCTGCGCGTGTGGCCATCAACACTTCAGCGATTCCGTTCCTGCAGAACTTCAGCTTCATGGTCAACCCGGCGGAGCACAGCTATGTCGATGCCTCGCGACCGAAGAGCCTGATCGAGCAGCAGGCCAAGGCCTGA
- a CDS encoding beta-ketoacyl-[acyl-carrier-protein] synthase family protein: MVKRKRIVVTGMGVLTALGNTVDEFREGLFAAKASIRPSENFLKYFDHALASEVLQPVDYEGIAEELLPELDRTVLWGYKVGRDALVQAGLLNDPLLQQTSLVVGVSSAGAEAIMPLIENRPEEFSVRKMEVSGNFSSICPVVTSLLGLQGGFELVATACTASTNAIGIGFDLIQNDKNPVAVIVGSDPVYLPTFAGFHALKAMREESCCPFSGTPGLSIGEGAGAIVLEEYEHAKARGATIYGEIISYATSSDAHHETAPDPRAEGATLVMRAALANAGVGPEAIQYINAHGTGTEANDRAETLAMKKVFPNIAEIPVSSSKSYFGHNIGSAGIIELIACLVTLPEGKVLPTLNFSVPRTGCDLNYVPNEFQQHDVTLFMKNNYAFGGNNCSIVSSVKPEQVPQTEYRPRRVAITGMGALSSLGYGQEQISQRIRDGELGSALVAVSDWLDGDENSQEYEKLLAANPRLSEMLAGLGEGDIRALQFRAHEVRNIEPRKHLKNFDSRKASKIATYGLLALEQALQSGGKKVRHGDTDTALIMGMSKGPQSTVAKYAQSLYPDPRRARTFEFPSALMNSIATFCAISKGMKGYNTTLSTGYNASFGALFYGYELVRQGLQPQALVGGADENAYSSALMSQAGSTRVSWTAEADSFQVYGAKPSGFVLGEGAAVAMLEDVDSALARGAEILAEVVGYGRSCDAVYPGEPALARGNAMTAAIRQALDDAGLRFDQVDLICGTSWGVAESADKELGAVREVFGNASAEIPLVNYNGYFGFVESAAALLNLSLVLEAMKTGEIMPIAFTREFCTDDIAFVREPIQREVRHALLIGASDGGNNYAVVLRKGALHA; encoded by the coding sequence ATGGTCAAGCGCAAGCGAATAGTAGTCACAGGGATGGGCGTGCTGACGGCACTGGGTAATACCGTGGACGAGTTCCGCGAAGGCTTGTTCGCCGCCAAGGCGTCGATCCGTCCGAGCGAGAATTTCCTCAAGTATTTCGACCATGCCCTGGCCTCCGAGGTACTGCAGCCTGTCGACTACGAAGGCATTGCCGAGGAACTGCTGCCTGAGCTGGATCGCACCGTACTCTGGGGTTACAAGGTCGGGCGCGATGCGCTGGTGCAAGCCGGCCTGCTCAACGACCCGCTGTTGCAACAGACCAGCCTGGTGGTCGGGGTGTCCTCCGCGGGCGCCGAAGCCATCATGCCGCTGATCGAAAACCGTCCGGAGGAGTTTTCCGTTCGCAAGATGGAAGTCTCCGGCAACTTTTCCTCCATCTGTCCTGTTGTCACCTCGTTGCTGGGGCTGCAGGGCGGTTTCGAACTGGTGGCGACTGCCTGTACCGCCAGTACCAATGCCATCGGCATCGGTTTCGACCTGATCCAGAACGACAAGAACCCGGTGGCGGTGATCGTCGGTTCCGACCCGGTCTACCTGCCAACCTTCGCCGGTTTCCATGCCCTCAAGGCGATGCGTGAGGAGTCCTGCTGCCCGTTCTCCGGCACGCCTGGGCTGTCGATTGGCGAAGGCGCGGGCGCGATCGTCCTGGAAGAGTACGAACACGCCAAGGCGCGCGGCGCGACCATTTATGGCGAGATCATTTCCTACGCCACCTCGTCCGATGCCCACCATGAAACCGCACCGGACCCGCGTGCCGAAGGCGCCACGCTGGTGATGCGCGCGGCCCTGGCGAATGCCGGGGTCGGCCCGGAGGCGATCCAGTACATCAATGCCCACGGCACCGGCACTGAAGCCAACGACCGCGCGGAAACCCTGGCGATGAAGAAGGTGTTCCCCAACATCGCCGAGATTCCGGTCAGCTCGAGCAAGTCCTATTTCGGCCATAACATCGGCTCGGCCGGGATCATCGAACTGATCGCCTGCCTGGTCACCCTGCCCGAGGGCAAGGTGTTGCCGACCCTCAATTTCAGCGTGCCGCGCACCGGCTGCGACCTCAACTACGTGCCTAACGAGTTCCAGCAGCACGACGTCACGCTGTTCATGAAGAACAACTATGCCTTCGGCGGCAACAACTGCAGCATCGTCTCCTCGGTCAAGCCCGAGCAGGTGCCGCAGACCGAGTACCGCCCGCGTCGCGTGGCGATCACCGGGATGGGCGCATTGAGCTCCCTGGGCTATGGCCAGGAGCAGATCAGCCAGCGTATTCGTGACGGTGAACTGGGCTCGGCGCTGGTTGCCGTGAGCGACTGGTTGGATGGCGACGAGAACAGCCAGGAATACGAGAAGCTGCTGGCGGCCAACCCGCGTCTAAGCGAGATGCTCGCCGGCCTCGGTGAAGGCGATATCCGTGCCCTGCAATTCCGTGCCCATGAAGTGCGCAATATCGAGCCGCGCAAGCACCTGAAGAACTTCGACTCGCGCAAGGCCAGCAAGATCGCCACCTACGGTCTGCTGGCTCTGGAGCAGGCGCTGCAGAGTGGCGGCAAGAAGGTGCGTCACGGCGATACTGATACTGCCTTGATCATGGGCATGTCCAAAGGCCCGCAGTCGACGGTGGCCAAGTATGCCCAGAGCCTGTACCCGGACCCGCGCCGCGCGCGCACCTTCGAGTTCCCCTCGGCGCTGATGAACTCCATCGCCACCTTCTGTGCCATCTCCAAGGGCATGAAGGGCTACAACACCACCCTGTCGACCGGCTACAACGCCTCGTTCGGTGCGCTGTTCTACGGTTACGAGCTGGTGCGTCAGGGCCTGCAGCCGCAGGCGCTGGTCGGCGGTGCTGACGAGAATGCCTATTCCTCGGCGCTGATGTCTCAGGCCGGCAGTACCCGTGTCAGCTGGACGGCCGAGGCGGACTCCTTTCAGGTTTACGGCGCCAAGCCCAGTGGTTTCGTGCTGGGCGAAGGCGCGGCCGTGGCCATGCTCGAGGATGTCGACAGTGCGCTGGCCCGCGGTGCGGAGATTCTCGCCGAAGTGGTCGGCTATGGCCGCTCCTGCGATGCCGTCTACCCGGGTGAGCCGGCGCTGGCGCGCGGCAATGCCATGACGGCGGCGATCCGCCAGGCGCTGGATGATGCCGGTCTGCGCTTCGATCAGGTCGACCTGATCTGCGGCACCAGCTGGGGCGTAGCGGAAAGTGCGGACAAGGAACTGGGGGCCGTGCGCGAAGTGTTCGGTAACGCCAGCGCCGAGATTCCGCTGGTCAACTACAACGGCTATTTCGGCTTCGTCGAATCGGCTGCCGCGCTGCTCAACCTGTCGCTGGTGCTGGAAGCCATGAAGACCGGCGAGATCATGCCGATCGCCTTCACCCGCGAGTTCTGTACCGACGATATCGCCTTCGTGCGCGAGCCGATCCAGCGTGAAGTGCGGCATGCCCTGCTGATCGGTGCTTCCGACGGCGGCAACAACTACGCCGTGGTCCTGCGCAAGGGTGCTCTGCATGCCTAA
- a CDS encoding 3-hydroxyacyl-ACP dehydratase FabZ family protein, translated as MADSEESLVAPSMLMKMGPWRYPFFLVDKICEFKRGSRGYITAVKNISFNEPQFTGHFPDSPIMPGVLIAEAMGQTSDYLTLLTAFCEEYEQRFECDLSARRDLQQALHSEAGLEIIAGIRKKWGGVLASQDLKYKSVVVPGDTLFMRSELIMKDPAGFSHFKVEARIGRRVTTTGKLANFWFDMSKPFNYPG; from the coding sequence ATGGCCGATTCCGAAGAAAGTCTCGTTGCACCCTCGATGCTCATGAAGATGGGCCCCTGGCGTTACCCGTTCTTCCTGGTCGACAAGATCTGCGAGTTCAAGCGCGGTTCGCGTGGCTACATCACGGCGGTGAAGAACATCTCGTTCAACGAGCCGCAGTTCACCGGGCACTTCCCGGACAGCCCGATCATGCCGGGCGTGCTGATCGCCGAGGCGATGGGCCAGACCAGCGACTACCTGACCCTGCTCACTGCTTTCTGTGAAGAGTACGAGCAGCGTTTCGAGTGTGACCTGTCCGCTCGCCGCGATCTGCAGCAGGCCCTGCACTCGGAGGCCGGCCTGGAAATCATTGCCGGTATCCGCAAGAAGTGGGGCGGCGTGTTGGCCTCCCAGGACCTCAAATACAAGAGCGTCGTGGTGCCTGGCGACACCTTGTTCATGCGCAGCGAACTGATCATGAAGGACCCGGCCGGCTTCAGCCATTTCAAGGTCGAGGCGCGCATCGGTCGGCGAGTGACCACTACCGGCAAGCTCGCCAACTTCTGGTTCGACATGTCGAAGCCGTTCAACTACCCAGGCTAA
- the fabB gene encoding beta-ketoacyl-ACP synthase I — MRRVVITGMGLVSSLGNDLQSVSTSLREGRSGIRFNPTYAEVGMRSQVCGAVPLDMDSLNIDRKVKRFMGDAAAYAYLAMQQAVKDAGLSNAQVSNPRTGLIAGSGGASSFNQMEAMDILREKGIARVGPFRVPRTMSNTVSACLATPFRIKGLSYSIASACASSAHCIGHAMEQIRMGKQDIVFAGGGEEEHWSQSYLFDAMGALSSQYNDAPQQASRPYDTRRDGFVIAAGGGIVVVEALEHALARNAQIHAEIIGYGATSDGYDMVAPSGEGGMRCMQDALIGVTEPIDYLNTHGTSTPVGDLAEMRAVRKVFGRDMPLISSTKSLSGHALGAAGVHEVIYCLLMMRENFIAASANIDNLDPELTDMPVLRETLEHVTLNTIMSNSFGFGGTNATLVLKRWQGE, encoded by the coding sequence ATGCGCCGCGTCGTGATCACCGGGATGGGATTGGTCTCCAGTCTGGGCAATGACCTGCAAAGCGTCAGCACCAGCCTGCGTGAAGGTCGCTCGGGTATCCGTTTCAACCCGACCTACGCCGAAGTCGGCATGCGCAGCCAGGTGTGTGGGGCCGTGCCGCTGGACATGGACAGCCTGAACATCGACCGCAAGGTCAAACGCTTCATGGGCGACGCCGCGGCCTATGCCTACCTGGCCATGCAACAGGCGGTGAAGGATGCCGGCCTGAGCAACGCCCAGGTCTCCAACCCGCGCACCGGGCTGATCGCCGGCTCCGGCGGGGCTTCCTCCTTCAACCAGATGGAGGCCATGGACATCCTCCGCGAAAAAGGTATCGCCCGGGTCGGCCCCTTCCGCGTACCGCGGACCATGAGCAACACTGTCTCGGCCTGCCTGGCCACACCCTTTCGCATCAAGGGCCTGAGCTATTCCATCGCCTCAGCCTGCGCCAGCAGCGCGCATTGCATCGGCCACGCCATGGAACAGATTCGCATGGGCAAACAGGACATCGTCTTCGCCGGGGGGGGCGAGGAGGAGCACTGGAGCCAGAGCTACCTGTTCGATGCCATGGGCGCCCTCTCCAGCCAGTACAACGATGCCCCTCAGCAGGCCTCGCGCCCCTACGACACGCGCCGCGATGGCTTCGTGATCGCCGCCGGGGGCGGTATCGTGGTGGTCGAAGCGCTTGAGCATGCCCTGGCACGCAACGCGCAGATCCATGCGGAAATCATCGGCTACGGCGCCACATCGGACGGCTACGACATGGTCGCGCCCAGCGGCGAAGGCGGCATGCGCTGCATGCAGGACGCCCTGATCGGGGTCACCGAGCCGATCGATTACCTGAATACCCACGGCACTTCCACGCCGGTCGGCGACCTGGCGGAGATGCGTGCCGTGCGCAAGGTGTTCGGCCGCGACATGCCGCTGATCAGTTCGACCAAGAGCCTGTCTGGCCACGCCCTGGGCGCGGCCGGCGTGCACGAGGTGATCTACTGCCTGTTGATGATGCGCGAGAACTTCATCGCCGCATCGGCCAATATCGACAACCTCGACCCCGAACTGACCGACATGCCGGTGCTGCGCGAGACCCTCGAGCACGTCACCCTGAATACCATCATGAGCAACAGCTTCGGCTTCGGCGGCACCAATGCCACCCTGGTGCTGAAGCGCTGGCAAGGCGAATGA
- a CDS encoding ABC transporter permease encodes MSELLYYLANAIIAYALLLVLWTALKRPTSIRYAFANLFRQRRRSGITLLAIIMGGGAVFIFGGFVQHSFSSLREQTIRTNLGHLQLYREGYLASGATNPLRYGIPGYEQIKQVLAEDAELGPMLKTVTGQIEFSGIASHYESETSTFISGVGIEPASSLTLGALDRIVLGSDLSRIDGLGATIGTGVAKGLSAGYDADLDLLVVNPTGGQNAMSVTVRGVMQSGIKEYDDRALKLPLKTAQDLLETDEVSRIILLLNDTDQTEAALARVQTLIKEQGLKLEVRPWSELAVYYHQVVSLFDGIFFFIKSIVSVIVVFMIGNTLMMNVVERTREIATLRALGLTQREVGRLFILEGIFIGLLGAALSVAVGIGLAELININGLPMPPSPGYTKGYLAFILWDEDFNLFWFTCALAIVTAVLASIIPAKRASKLLIAEAFRFT; translated from the coding sequence ATGAGCGAGCTGCTGTATTACCTGGCCAACGCCATCATCGCCTACGCCTTGCTGCTGGTGCTGTGGACGGCCCTGAAACGACCGACCTCGATCCGTTACGCCTTCGCCAACCTGTTCCGCCAGCGGCGCCGCTCCGGCATCACCCTGCTGGCGATCATCATGGGGGGCGGGGCGGTGTTCATCTTCGGCGGCTTCGTCCAGCATTCCTTCTCGTCACTGCGCGAGCAGACCATCCGCACCAACCTTGGCCACCTGCAACTGTATCGCGAGGGCTACCTGGCCAGCGGCGCGACCAACCCGTTGCGTTACGGCATTCCCGGCTACGAGCAGATCAAGCAGGTCCTGGCCGAAGATGCCGAGCTCGGCCCCATGCTCAAGACCGTGACCGGGCAGATCGAGTTTTCCGGGATCGCCTCGCACTATGAGTCGGAGACCTCGACCTTCATCTCCGGCGTCGGTATCGAGCCGGCCAGCTCGCTGACGCTCGGTGCGCTGGATCGCATCGTCCTCGGCAGCGACCTGTCGCGCATCGACGGGCTCGGTGCGACCATCGGCACCGGCGTGGCCAAGGGTTTGTCGGCGGGCTACGACGCCGACCTCGACCTGCTGGTGGTCAACCCCACCGGTGGGCAGAACGCCATGTCGGTGACAGTGCGCGGGGTCATGCAGTCCGGTATCAAGGAATACGACGACCGTGCCCTCAAGTTGCCACTGAAGACCGCCCAGGATCTGCTGGAGACCGACGAGGTCAGTCGCATCATTCTTCTGCTCAACGACACCGATCAGACCGAGGCGGCTCTGGCGCGCGTACAAACCCTGATCAAGGAACAGGGCCTCAAGCTCGAGGTACGGCCCTGGTCGGAGCTGGCGGTGTACTACCACCAGGTGGTCAGCCTGTTTGACGGCATCTTCTTTTTCATCAAATCGATCGTCAGCGTGATCGTGGTGTTCATGATCGGCAACACCCTGATGATGAACGTGGTCGAACGCACCCGCGAAATCGCCACCCTGCGCGCCCTGGGCCTGACCCAGCGGGAGGTGGGGCGGCTGTTCATCCTCGAAGGCATCTTCATCGGCCTGCTCGGCGCGGCACTCAGCGTGGCGGTGGGCATTGGCCTGGCCGAGCTGATCAATATCAACGGCCTGCCGATGCCGCCGTCACCCGGATACACCAAGGGTTACCTGGCGTTCATCTTGTGGGACGAGGATTTCAACCTGTTCTGGTTCACCTGCGCCCTGGCCATAGTGACCGCCGTATTGGCCTCGATCATTCCGGCCAAACGCGCGTCGAAGTTGCTGATTGCGGAGGCCTTCCGCTTTACCTGA
- a CDS encoding SDR family oxidoreductase, with the protein MTGASGDIGLAVCEKLLEDGCKVYATYNSNPTRLGELADRQEFAGRVIALKCDITKKDELEAAMTTIEEADGKLDVLVNNAGKYRDNLFSLMEYEEFDDVIKTNLYGTFMATKAALRMLRKAKLATVVNVSSIAGMTNSFGQTNYSSAKAGMIGFTRTLAAELGSKGVRVNAVAPGLIESVMTKRVPRNVIRQTLSVIPLQRMGETREVAEAIAFLCSSSSSYIVGQTLVVDGGLIMR; encoded by the coding sequence GTGACCGGGGCAAGTGGCGATATCGGCCTGGCGGTGTGCGAGAAATTGCTGGAGGACGGTTGCAAGGTGTACGCCACCTACAACAGCAATCCGACACGCCTCGGCGAACTGGCGGATCGTCAGGAATTCGCCGGACGGGTGATCGCGCTGAAGTGCGACATCACCAAGAAGGATGAACTGGAAGCGGCCATGACCACCATCGAGGAAGCCGACGGCAAGCTCGATGTACTGGTCAACAATGCTGGCAAGTACCGCGACAACCTGTTCTCGCTGATGGAGTACGAGGAATTCGACGACGTCATCAAGACCAACCTCTATGGCACCTTCATGGCCACCAAGGCGGCGCTGCGCATGCTGCGCAAGGCCAAGCTGGCGACCGTGGTCAACGTCTCCTCGATCGCCGGCATGACCAATAGCTTCGGGCAGACCAACTACAGCTCGGCCAAGGCCGGGATGATCGGTTTCACCCGCACCCTGGCCGCCGAGCTGGGCTCCAAGGGTGTGCGGGTGAATGCCGTGGCGCCGGGCCTGATCGAGTCGGTGATGACCAAGCGCGTACCGCGCAACGTGATTCGTCAGACCCTCTCGGTGATCCCCCTGCAGCGCATGGGTGAGACCCGTGAAGTGGCCGAGGCGATTGCCTTTCTCTGCTCCAGTTCATCGAGCTACATCGTCGGCCAGACGCTGGTAGTCGATGGCGGCCTGATCATGCGTTAA
- a CDS encoding acyl carrier protein, translated as MDKQLQAVIEQRQSVLNKLKESLIDRLNLYQSKEQIDDDTPLFGSGLKLDSVDATELVVMLDEEFGVRITEGDDPSYMRNVNSLASFIIQRQAAAAA; from the coding sequence ATGGACAAGCAACTGCAAGCAGTGATCGAGCAACGCCAGAGCGTGCTGAACAAACTCAAGGAAAGCCTGATCGACCGGCTGAACCTGTACCAAAGCAAAGAGCAGATCGACGACGACACCCCGCTGTTCGGTAGCGGTCTCAAGCTCGACTCCGTGGACGCCACCGAACTGGTGGTGATGCTCGACGAAGAGTTCGGCGTGCGCATCACCGAGGGCGACGATCCGTCCTACATGCGCAACGTCAATTCCCTGGCCTCTTTCATCATCCAGCGCCAGGCCGCTGCCGCCGCCTGA
- a CDS encoding SDR family oxidoreductase, which produces MSAQRETVLITGAARGIGAAIAERFIEDGYDVILNFRRAQGKGAASVDKLVAHAEARGVRAYKAQADISETRDIEQMIKNLQAEGVERIDHLVLNAASAPFKSIRELTKHDWKELFGTSLIGNVACINHVVPLMPAGGTICAISGVGSHAVLPNYPLGLMKAALENLVRYMEVDLYDKGIRVNGVCGGVVKSEMLPYLSEMWPGMIERLESVGRRWALEPMEIANIVAFLASDRSTAIRGHIVMATGGTGLAA; this is translated from the coding sequence ATGAGTGCCCAGCGGGAAACTGTTCTGATCACCGGGGCCGCGCGCGGCATCGGCGCGGCTATCGCCGAACGCTTTATCGAAGACGGTTACGACGTCATCCTCAATTTCCGCCGGGCCCAGGGCAAGGGTGCGGCCAGCGTTGACAAGCTGGTGGCGCATGCCGAGGCACGCGGTGTGCGGGCTTACAAGGCACAGGCGGATATCTCCGAGACGCGCGACATCGAACAGATGATCAAGAATCTGCAGGCCGAGGGCGTGGAGCGCATCGATCATCTGGTGCTTAACGCCGCCAGCGCCCCGTTCAAATCGATTCGTGAGCTGACCAAGCACGACTGGAAGGAGCTGTTCGGCACCAGCCTGATCGGCAACGTCGCCTGCATCAACCATGTGGTGCCGCTGATGCCAGCGGGGGGCACCATCTGCGCCATCTCCGGCGTCGGCTCCCATGCGGTATTGCCGAACTATCCATTGGGCCTGATGAAGGCCGCGCTGGAAAACCTGGTGCGCTATATGGAAGTGGACCTGTACGACAAGGGCATCCGCGTCAACGGCGTATGCGGCGGCGTGGTCAAGAGCGAGATGCTGCCGTACCTGTCGGAGATGTGGCCGGGGATGATCGAGCGCCTGGAGTCGGTGGGGCGGCGCTGGGCCCTGGAGCCGATGGAAATCGCCAATATTGTCGCCTTCCTGGCCTCCGACCGCTCCACCGCGATTCGCGGGCATATCGTCATGGCCACCGGCGGCACCGGCCTGGCCGCCTGA